Sequence from the Arthrobacter pigmenti genome:
GTGCTGGCCGAGACAGAAGTACTGACGTGGGAGTCACCGATCGAGGCACTGAACGTGGACGTGACCGACGTCCAGGAAGTGACGCTTGTGGCTGACCGCAACGCGGACGACGCCGGCGACGATCACGCGGACTGGGGCAACGCGCAGTTCAGCTGTGCCTGACGCGGATCTATGATGCTGAGCCCCCGGTTGATTATTTAGCCGGGGGCTCTGTCATCACTGCTGCACCCAACCCGCGGATCCGTTTCCTCTGCGCGTTCGCCGCTGTTTCCGCACACCTTCGTATGCGGAGAGTCAACGGTGCCGTTGGAAAGGTGCAACGTGTGGGCCTGCTCGGGTTATGGGTGCCGCGTCCCGACACCGCTCAGCACAGCCCGGTAGCCCTCGCGGTACGTCGGGTAGGTGAATTCGAAGCCGCTCCGGTGCAGCAGCGAACTGTCGCACCGCTTGCCGGTCGCGGGCTGCGGGGCTGCGCCGTCGTGCCCGAAAGGTAGCCTGAGCTCGTCCGCAAGGAAGCTGTGAACGTCGGTAAGGACCGCGGGTTCGCAGTCGCTTCCCAGATACGCGGGCGCCGGAAGCTCAAGGCCGGCGAGGTGCACGATGGCGGCTGCGGCGTCGTCGCGGTGAATCCGGTTGGTCCAGTGCGGCGCGGACTTCGGAGCGGCGCCGGAACGTACCTGGTCGATCAGCCGCGTGCGGCCCGGCCCGTAGATCCCGGAGAGGCGCAGCAGGACCGTCTGCGGAGCCTGGTCGATGAGCATCGTCTCGGTCTCACGGAGGATCTTGCCGGTGGGGGTCGCAGGCGAGGGGAGGGTCGATTCATCGATCCGCGCGCCGTCGTCATTCCCGTAGACAGCGGTGGAGGACACGAAGATGATCCGCCGCGGCTTCACGCCGTCACGCTCGAAGGCGTTCAGCAGGTTGACCGTGCCGTCGTAGTACGTCGAGCGGTAGGCAGCCTCGGTGCGCCCGCCGGCGGTCAGGGCGATAACGACGACGTCGGTCGCCTCCGGGAGCGCGGGCAGGGGACGCGTCAGGTCCACCGCGGCGCCCTCGATCCCAAGGGGAAGCTTCTCCGGGGAGCGCCGCCACCCGACCACGCGGTGCCCCGAGGCGGCGAAGGTGAGCCCGGCCTGCGTGCCGAGATCTCCGCAGCCGGCAATCAGAATGGTCATCCCCGAGTTTCCCATAGGCAGGATCAACCGGGGTTGGATTTCCGACGGCCGATCGCGACGACGATTGCTACGAACGCCACCAGGGCTAGCTCAAAGTGAGTGAAGGGTGAGCAAAAGGGACGCCGGATGGAGCAAAGCGGAAAAAGGTGAGGGGAATTTCGCTCACCTTTGTCTGGACTGCTCCCGCCCCGGCCCCGGTCCGGACTGCGCCCGGTTCCGAGGAGTCCGGGCATGCCAGACTTGCCCCATGGCCTCTAGAATGCTCATCATCGCGGACACCCACCTGCCCAAGCGCGCCCGCCGGCTGCCTCCGGAGGTCTGGGCGAAAGCGGAGGTGGCCGACGTCGTCATCCATGCCGGCGACTGGGTGAGCACCGAACTCCTCGAGGAACTTGAGCGGCGGACGCGGAAGGTCATCGGCGTCTACGGAAATAACGACGGCGCGGAGCTGCGGGCCCGCCTTCCCGAGATCGCGCGGGCAGAGCTGGACGGCGTACGGTTCGCCGTCATTCACGAAACGGGCTCCGCCACAGGTCGGGAGAAGCGCATGGATGACTTGTTCGACGACGTCGACGTCCTGGTCTTCGGGCACAGCCACATCCCGTGGGACACCCTCACGCCGGGCGGCATGCGGCTGCTCAACCCGGGCTCGCCCACCGACCGGCGCAGGCAACCGCACTGCACCTACCTGACGGCCGTTGCGCGGGACGGCGTGCTTGGGGAAGTGCAGCTGAAGAACGTCACAGCCCGATAACTCCTTGGGCTGCTCCTTTTGGTCAGCCTGCTTAGTTGGTAGGAATGAAGGAAGAACCTTCCCGAATTTCCGAAGGAGAACCACGTGGAAACCCCTCATGCACCCCGGTCCACGGCGGCCCGCCTCGCGGCAGTCGCCGTCGTCGCGTCCCTCGCCCTTACCGGTTGCACAGCGACCGATGAGCCTGCCGAAGAATCCAGTTCTCCAGCGGCGGAGACGGGCCAGACGGGCGGCGACGCCGTCGATACCCCGGCCGCGACGGTCGCCGACATCCCCGGAATCATCGACGACGTCCAGCCCTCAGTGGTGACGATCTTCCTGGAGAGCGGCGGCCTCGGCAGCGGCGTCATCTATACCGAGAACGGGCTCATCCTCACCAACGAGCATGTGGTGCGCGGGGCCGAGGAGGTGCAGGTGGCTTTCGCCGACGGCCAGCGCGTGACCGGCAGGGTGGTGGCGACCGACGTCGTTACCGACCTCGCGCTCGTACAGGCGGATCGCACGGGGCTGCCAGCCGCGGAGTTCCAGACCGAACTGCCCGAGGTGGGGGAGCTGGCGATCGTGATCGGCAGCCCGCTCGGCTTCGAGAACACCGCAACAGCAGGCATCATTTCCGGCCTGCACCGGGAGATCCCGGGATCCGCGACCAACAGTCAGTCCCTGGTGGATCTCGTCCAGACCGACGCCGCGATCAGCCCCGGCAATTCCGGCGGCGCAGTGGTGAACGGGGAGGGGCAGGTTGTCGGCATCAGCGAGGCGTATATCCCGCCACAGGCAGGCGCCGTGTCCCTCGGTTTCGCGATCCCGGCGGGTACCGCCGTCGAAGTCGCGGAGGAACTGCTGGAGGACGGTACCGCCGAGCACGCGTTCCTCGGCCTGGCCCCGCGCACTGTGACGCCGCAGATCGCCCAACAGTTGGGGCTCGACGTCGAACAGGGCGTGGCAGTGCTCGCGGTGGAGGAGGGTAGCCCCGCAGCGGAAGCCGGCATTGAGACCGGGGACATCATGGTCTCCCTGGACGGCGAGCCGCTGGCCAGCTCAGAGCAATTGCTGGCGGCGCTCCGCGGGTTCAACCCGGGCGAAACCGTAACAGCGGAAGTGCTGCGTGAGGGTGAGACGGTGGAAGTCGAAATTACCCTCGGCGAACGTCCCGTAGAGGAGGGCTGATCCTCATTGACCAGCCCTCCGGCGTGAGGTGCTGCGGTTCAGCATGAAGGAAAGGACGAACGCGAGGATGGCGGCGGCGAAGAGCACGAACTTCGCCGTCGTCAGGAAGCTGGCAAGCGAAACTTCTGAAGCGGTCATTTCAACTGAGGCGAACATTGCCTCGATTGCGAAGTTCTCAGCGATATCCGTCGCGGCATAGAGGACAGCCACCGCGTAGAAGATCCACCGTAGCCCGCTGCCCCCGCTGAAACGCTGGACGAGCAGAATGATCAGGGCGGCGAAGGCAAGAGGGAACAGGAGATCCCATAGGTAGTGCACGCTCTGGTAGCGCTCAATGATGGGGGCACTCAACAGATCACGGACCGCCTGGGCGTAGTCGGCGTCGTACCCTCCGACCAGGGTGTCCGGAACCTGGACTCCGATGGCGCGCTCCACGGACTGCAACTGCAACCAGCCCAGTGCCAGTGTTGCTGCCGCGAGCACCCCTGCCGCGATGATGCCCAGCGTACGACGACGGTGGACCTTCCGTCCCCGCTGTGCATCGTCAGCGCTGAACCTTCGCTTGTCAGCTCTCATTTCGCTCATATCTCCCATTCTTAACTGATAAGCCTGCTGACTGATCTCACGATTCGGTTACATTCGTCCGCTGCGCCCGCCGGGACGCCCACAGGATCACGCATACGCCGGCGAGCATTGAACCGACCCCGCCGGCAGCCATATCGCCGATCGTGTCCACATAACCAACGTGGATGGACGAGGAAATGAAGGCGTTGCCGAACCACTCCAGGAACTCCCACAGCACCGCAATGGTGAAGCCGAACGCCAGCGTCAGCGTGATGAGGCGCCAACCGTTCCGCAGGCCGCTGCCGTCGGTCATGGGATGAACAGTGTCGGCCCGGTCAAGCAGGAAGCATGCCATCGCCGCGCACGCTCCCGTAGTCAGCAGGTGCACGGGAATGTCCCACCAGGCGATCTGCGCGTACCAGCCCGCGACGCCGCTCCACGCAGCTACGAGGACAGTGGCGCTGAAGGCGAGGTCGAAGCCACCGGGCACCCGGGCAATGCGCGGCACCAGCAGCAGGACAAGCACCACCACGAACCGGATGATCTCGGTGATGTCCCACCAGATGGCTGAGGCGAAACAGCTCAGCAGGGCCGCCGCCCGGACAGCATCTGCCAGGCGGCGGCCTTTGCTGCTTACGGAATTCTCAGTCTCAGCGCTCACAACATCCCCCAAACTCGCTTCGCTCGGCCTCAGGACCCCGCGTTGTCAGCTGTCTGCATCAACGGAGGTGTCCACTTCACTGGCGACGATGTAGTTCTCGCCGTCATAGTCGGCGTACGCGTCGTCCTCCAGATCCAGTCCGGTTTCTTCCTCGACCGTCGGAAGATCGAATGACTCCATCACGGTGCCCGTAACGGACACCGTCAGGCCCGGCTCCACTTCGGTCATCTCGCCCTCGGTGACCACCAGGAGCGCCTCGACCGTGGTGTCATCGGTGCCGGCAATCGTGAAGGAGGTGTCCGAGACGATCTCGTTGACGTCAGCCGATACGGTCACTTCCTCACCGATGTAGCTGGAGTAGGCGTCGTAGAACTCGGAATCAAGCGCACCGTTATAGGGTGCAACCTCCTCGTCCTCGTCCACCACGTCCTCTACGTCAGCGCCTTCCTCAGTGCCGGAGGTACTGTTGCAACCTACGAGGCTCAGCGTGGCCAATGGGATGATGCCCGCCAATGCCAGAGTTCGGGTCCGTGACATGTGCTTGCGCGTGTTCATACCGGTCTCCTCTTCGGTTGACTCCTTGCTCGGTGCGCAGCGTTCCTGCTGTGTGCTTTCCGCCGCGCACTATTGACGCTAAGCATGCTTGGCATCCGCTTCAACCCGGCGTGATCGACCTGTGATCGAGTGATCGATGGAGAAACGCCGGGGTGCTATTCCGGGGAAACTGCGGATCCACATCATTCCGGGGAACCACGACGACGGCGGGTCGCGGCGCTGTGATGCGCGCCACAGAAGGATTGTTATTTCCGCGTTACCGCCATACGGCTGACGGAACACGTCCTGTCAACTGTTGCGCGTGAGTTTCCCGACCAGCTTGCGGACACGGTCAACCTCGCGCGCTGCTTCCTTCGCGGCCCGTTCAGCTTCCGTACGCTCGCGGGAAGCGTCGTCGGCGTCATCGTCGATCGCGTCAATGTCTTGTTCCAGCGCACGGATCCGCTTGCGGAGATCCTTGACGCGGTTCGCCAGGTCCTCCCGGTCACGCCCAAGCTGCTCAACGCGCCCCTGTGCGCGAACGAGTGCCTGATCGGTTTCTTCCGCGCGGTCTTCGGCGTCTTCCAACTCTGCGCGGGCTTCCGCTGAAGTGTCGTCCGCTTCCTCATCCGCGTCGGTGCCGTCCTTGGCGCGACCGTCCGCGTTGGCAGGATGACCGGCGTCGAACGGTCCGCCCACGGCACCGGCAAGGTCCACGGCCTCCCAGCCCGACGCCTCGAGCGGTCGGATCAGGCGGGCCGTCCCGACGGCGGCGGCAGCACCGGCGTCGGCCATTGCTGCGCGCAGCGTCTGCTCGACCTCCGTGGCCACGGCAGCACTCGCCGGGTGTCCCAGCTCCGTGGCCAGCGCCGTTCCGTCCTTCACCAGCGCTGCGATCAGCTGCTGGCGCTGCGTCCCAAGCTTCTTCAGCTCACTGCGGTCCAGCTCGTTCTGCGCCTGGCGCATCGCGGTGCCCAATTGCAGCGCTTCAGCCAATTGGGACCCGCGGTGCAGGCTCATCATGTTGAGTAGCCAGGCCGACGCCGAGGGTTTGCGCAGTGCCTTGACCTCCTTGGCGAGGTCCTTGTCCGCAAGCGACTTTGCCCGCTCATTGCGGGAAGCTGTGAAGTCATCCAGCGGCTTCGAGTACAGGTCGGCTGCGATCTCGGCGAGGTCAGTCACTTCGGCGTTGGACTCCAGGGCGTCTATGTCGGGAGGGAATGTCAGTGCAGGGGAGGAATGGACGGACCCGGCTCCGGGAACGGTCTGTCCGGTGAGGGGCCAGGATCCGGCTCGGGCGGAATATTGGGTGAGTCCGGGCCGGGACCGGGCAGCGGGTACGGGGCTGGCGAGGGCTGCGGCTCGGGGGCGGGCTCACCGGGCGGCCGAGGTTGGGAGGGATCCGGGTGGGGCTCATTTGGCGGCGGGGTGGTCATGGCGTGTACCCTCTTTCGTGCGTTGACGGGTGGTTGGGCAGGCAGCACAGTCGCTTAGCAGCAACAGTACGCCCGCGGACCGGTGCCGGGAATAAGTTCCGGAACATCTGGCTTGGAACCACTGTGCGGTTCTCGCCCCACACCAACCAGCAACTTTCCCAGGGGGATTTCCGTGTCGCAAAGTACGGACCAGTTCACCGCACCCGCCGGTGAGATTTCGGCACGCGACAGGCTGGTTATCTCCTTGCTCCTCGTCTCGGCGTTTGTCGTCATTCTGAACGAGACGATCATGGGGGTTGCGCTCCCGCGCCTGATGGAGGATCTGCAGATCACGGCCACCGCCGGCCAATGGCTGACGACGGCGTTCATGCTCACCATGGCGGTTGTCATTCCGATCACGGGCTTTTTGATCCAGCGTTTCAACACAAGGCCCGTGTTCCTTGCAGCGATGAGCCTGTTCAGCCTGGGGACCCTGGTTTCTGCGATGGCTCCGGGCTTCGAGATGCTGCTGGTTGGCCGCGTGATCCAGGCGAGCGGTACGGCCATCATGATGCCGCTGCTCATGACTACTGTCATGACCCTCGTGCCGCCGTCGTCGCGCGGAAAGACGATGGGCAATATTTCGATCGTCATCTCGGTTGCTCCGGCGATCGGCCCCACCATCTCGGGAATCATCCTCAGCGTGCTGGACTGGCGATGGATGTTCTGGCTCGTGTTGCCGATCGCTGTGGCTTCCCTGGTCCTCGGCGGAAGCCGGATCCAGAACGTGACAACGCCGCACCGCGCACCCATCGATGTGCTCTCCGTGATCCTGTCGGCCTTCGCGTTCGGCGGGATCATCTACGGCCTCAGCCAGTTCGGTGAGGCGGCCGGCGGCTCCGCCGTTCCAGGCTGGGCGCCGCTCGCTGTCGGGCTGGTTGGGTTGGCCGGCTTCGTGAGCCGTCAACTGGTGCTTCAGCGCCGCGACCGGGCGCTGCTCGATCTGCGGACCTTCCGTTCACGCACGTTCACCGTATCCATTCTTGTGTTGTCGATCAGCATGATGGCCCTCTTCGGAACCATCATCCTGCTACCGATCTACCTGCAGGACGTCCTCGGCCTTGAGCCCGCTCAGGCAGGACTGATGCTGCTGCCGGGCGGTCTCGCGATGGGACTGCTGGGACCTGTGGTTGGCCGGATTTTTGACCGGCATGGTCCGCGCGTACTTGTTGTTCCCGGAGCGGTGATCGTCGCAGCGGTGTTCTGGTCACTGACCCTGGTGAGTGAATCTACGCCGGTTCCGTTGGTGCTGGCTCTTCATGTGCTGTTGAGTGTGGGCCTCGCCGGAATGTTCACGCCGCTGTTCACCTCCGCGCTCGGGTCGGTGCAGCCCAAGCTCTACTCGCACGCGAGCGCCGTGGTCGGGACCGTCCAGCAGTTGGCCGGTGCCGCTGGTATTGCCCTGTTTGTTTCGGTGATGGCCATTCAGAGCGGCGCACTGGCAGCCGGCGGCGCCTCCGAAATACCGGCCCTCGCCGGCGGAATCCGGATGGCATTCCTGTGCGGAGCGGTGATCTTCCTCTTCGCTGTGGTTGCGGCGCTCTTCGTGCGGAAGCCGGCAGCTCCTGCTGAAACCGGTTCTCCGGCCGTGCCGGCTGCGTCTCCCGAACCCGCTGCGTCGCCAGCCCACGACGACGACGCGCCGTCGTTCACTTCCGCCCACTGACCTTCCGTATCCTTCTACCTGTGTAGATATGTTCATTTGGTGTTCAAGTGAGCAAAATCGCTGGACAGCGTGCGAACGCTTGCCAGAGCATGGTGGGACGCATCACAGCCGATGACGATTATGAGAACAGCATCCTCGCCCTGTCTCATCGGCTCCGTCCGAGAGAAGGAAGAACATGCACAACCATGAAATGACGCGCCGCGCAGCGATCCAGGTTGGCGGCGTAGCCGGATTGGCTGCTGCCCTGGGTCTTGCAGCGGCAGCTCCAGCAACAGCAACTGGGGCCAGCGCCTTCCGCAGACCAGCCAAGGGCACTGAGATCCTTGACCTTGGCCCCGCCGTCGTTCAGTTCTCGCTGATGGCAGCTGTGCGCATTGGCGACACCCTCTACGTCGGCTCCCGTAACCTGAACCCGGTTCGCATCGTTGCGTTCCACATTCCCACCCAGACGGTTGTTGCCACTACTGAGCTTGGAACCGGGCACACCATCCAGGCACTGGCCGCTGACCCGAGCGGACGCTATCTCTATGCGGGTGTCCTTCAGGACGCAGGCGGCCCCCAGGCGAACCTCTACCGCTGGGACGTGTTTTCCCTCGGCACCCCGATTGCGGCGATCGGCCGAATCGGAGACCGCGACGTGCGTGACCTCAGCGTCGCACCGAATGGGCTGGTCTACGCGGTCGGTGGAGGCAGTGGAACAGCACCGGCCCTGTGGGAGTACTCACCGGTCACTGGGCAGGTGGTGAATCTTGGCGTCCCCGACCCGGGCGCAACCCTTGCCCGAGGTGTCGCCGCATCCGACACCACAGTGTTCTTCGGCGCGGGAAGCACCATCGCGGGCGGCGGCAAGACGAGCCGGGCCTGCCTGTATGCGTACGACCGGTCGGCCAGGAAATTCACCAACATCACGCCTACCGAAATGCTGCCGGATCCGAGCATCCGCGACCTGGCCATCTTCAACGACAAGCTCGTTGTCGGTACGGCGTCATCATTGGAACCGTCCAAGGTTGCTGCAATCGACCTTGCAAACCTTGGCTCCTACACAATCGCGACCTCTATCGGCAAGACAGCGAAGAACTTCGCCATCATCGATGACAACGTCTACTTCGCCAACGAGTTCGGTGTGATGGTCTACTCCCTGACCACCAACGCGATCGCGCAGCTCGAGTTCGAGGGACCATCCTTGGGTGAAATCTGGGGCGTCGACAGCAGGAACGGCAAGCTCCTCGTCACCTCCGGCTATGGGTTCATTGCCGAAATCGATCCGGTTGCGAAAACATCAGTGGCGTGGGATCTGGGCGAAGCAGGTGCCCCAGCTGATCCGCAGACGGTCATGGGCATCGCCGCGGGCGCCGGGTACGCCTATGTGGGCGGCAATGGCGTCATTGCCCGGCACACACTGGGCACCGACGAGGTCCTCAATATGCAGGCGCCCGGCGAAGCGAAAGACGCCATCGTAGTCGGCGGCACTCTCTACACCGGCCAGTACAGCTCGCAGGGAATCTGGAAGTACGATCCGGGCAGCGGCAAGCCGATCCATCAGGTGGCCACGTTCCCTGCAGCGCAGAACAGGCCGCTGGACGTGGTGTGGGACGACGTGAACCAGTTGGTTCTGGTTGTGGCGCAGGCAGATACCGAGGGCGGCGGCTCACTCTGGACCTACGATCCCGCCACCGGAGAATCCCGTTCCTTCATTAATCCGATCGATAATGTTCAGCTGGTCCGTGCGGTTGCCACCAGGGAAGGGATTGCCTACCTGGGTGGGAGTCTGCCGGGCACCGGAGGACCGGGGACGATCGTTGCCTTCGACCCTGTTGCAGGCAAGGAGTTGTGGAGGATCGATCCGCAGCTTGGAGCCGGCACCTCAGCGCTCGCGGTCCAGGGGCGCTACCTGTACGGCCTGTCGCGCAAGGGGCACGCATACGTCATCGATCTGCCCAAGCGCACGATCGTCCACACAGCGGACGTCCGCTCCGTCAGCAACGGGTTCGCCGCAATGGTCTCGAACCGCGGTGTGGTTTACGGAGTCTCGGACACGACTGTCTTCCGCTTCGACCCCAAGACCTTCGCGGTCAGCACAGTGCTGGCTGACACTAAGGGCGGATGGTACAGCGGCTCACACATCACAAACGACGAGAACGGTTACCTGTACACGATGCGCGGCCGAAACCTGGTCAGGATCGACGACCACCCGCGTCGCTGATCAGGTTTCAGGGTTTGCCTTCAAAGCCCGCCCGTCCCGAAGAGGTTTCGGTACGGGCGGGTTTTGGCTGTTTCAGTAACAGGTACTTCTATGTTCAGTTCTGGGGCGATATGCTCATCTGGACATTAGTGAACACAGCAGCAGGTCGATAGAGGGGTAGTTGTGCTCGGAGAAGAACGCCACGAAAAGATCCTCCGGGAACTGGAGCTCCGGGGGACGCTGAAGGTCAATGACTTTGCAGCACGAACCGGCTTGTCGGGGATGACCATCCGACGGGACCTTGCGCACCTCGCTGACCAGGGCTTGCTGAAGCGCGTCCATGGGGGAGCGGTGCCGGCCGGTATTGAACGCGCAGGCGCGGCCGCCGGACGGCGCGCACGGCCGGTGGCTACGCTCGGGCTCATCGTGCCGACGTCGGGCTATTACTTTCCCGCCGTGATCCGCGGC
This genomic interval carries:
- a CDS encoding metallophosphoesterase family protein, which codes for MASRMLIIADTHLPKRARRLPPEVWAKAEVADVVIHAGDWVSTELLEELERRTRKVIGVYGNNDGAELRARLPEIARAELDGVRFAVIHETGSATGREKRMDDLFDDVDVLVFGHSHIPWDTLTPGGMRLLNPGSPTDRRRQPHCTYLTAVARDGVLGEVQLKNVTAR
- a CDS encoding NAD-dependent epimerase/dehydratase family protein; the protein is MTILIAGCGDLGTQAGLTFAASGHRVVGWRRSPEKLPLGIEGAAVDLTRPLPALPEATDVVVIALTAGGRTEAAYRSTYYDGTVNLLNAFERDGVKPRRIIFVSSTAVYGNDDGARIDESTLPSPATPTGKILRETETMLIDQAPQTVLLRLSGIYGPGRTRLIDQVRSGAAPKSAPHWTNRIHRDDAAAAIVHLAGLELPAPAYLGSDCEPAVLTDVHSFLADELRLPFGHDGAAPQPATGKRCDSSLLHRSGFEFTYPTYREGYRAVLSGVGTRHP
- a CDS encoding PQQ-binding-like beta-propeller repeat protein; protein product: MHNHEMTRRAAIQVGGVAGLAAALGLAAAAPATATGASAFRRPAKGTEILDLGPAVVQFSLMAAVRIGDTLYVGSRNLNPVRIVAFHIPTQTVVATTELGTGHTIQALAADPSGRYLYAGVLQDAGGPQANLYRWDVFSLGTPIAAIGRIGDRDVRDLSVAPNGLVYAVGGGSGTAPALWEYSPVTGQVVNLGVPDPGATLARGVAASDTTVFFGAGSTIAGGGKTSRACLYAYDRSARKFTNITPTEMLPDPSIRDLAIFNDKLVVGTASSLEPSKVAAIDLANLGSYTIATSIGKTAKNFAIIDDNVYFANEFGVMVYSLTTNAIAQLEFEGPSLGEIWGVDSRNGKLLVTSGYGFIAEIDPVAKTSVAWDLGEAGAPADPQTVMGIAAGAGYAYVGGNGVIARHTLGTDEVLNMQAPGEAKDAIVVGGTLYTGQYSSQGIWKYDPGSGKPIHQVATFPAAQNRPLDVVWDDVNQLVLVVAQADTEGGGSLWTYDPATGESRSFINPIDNVQLVRAVATREGIAYLGGSLPGTGGPGTIVAFDPVAGKELWRIDPQLGAGTSALAVQGRYLYGLSRKGHAYVIDLPKRTIVHTADVRSVSNGFAAMVSNRGVVYGVSDTTVFRFDPKTFAVSTVLADTKGGWYSGSHITNDENGYLYTMRGRNLVRIDDHPRR
- a CDS encoding transposase, which gives rise to MTDLAEIAADLYSKPLDDFTASRNERAKSLADKDLAKEVKALRKPSASAWLLNMMSLHRGSQLAEALQLGTAMRQAQNELDRSELKKLGTQRQQLIAALVKDGTALATELGHPASAAVATEVEQTLRAAMADAGAAAAVGTARLIRPLEASGWEAVDLAGAVGGPFDAGHPANADGRAKDGTDADEEADDTSAEARAELEDAEDRAEETDQALVRAQGRVEQLGRDREDLANRVKDLRKRIRALEQDIDAIDDDADDASRERTEAERAAKEAAREVDRVRKLVGKLTRNS
- a CDS encoding trypsin-like peptidase domain-containing protein; the protein is METPHAPRSTAARLAAVAVVASLALTGCTATDEPAEESSSPAAETGQTGGDAVDTPAATVADIPGIIDDVQPSVVTIFLESGGLGSGVIYTENGLILTNEHVVRGAEEVQVAFADGQRVTGRVVATDVVTDLALVQADRTGLPAAEFQTELPEVGELAIVIGSPLGFENTATAGIISGLHREIPGSATNSQSLVDLVQTDAAISPGNSGGAVVNGEGQVVGISEAYIPPQAGAVSLGFAIPAGTAVEVAEELLEDGTAEHAFLGLAPRTVTPQIAQQLGLDVEQGVAVLAVEEGSPAAEAGIETGDIMVSLDGEPLASSEQLLAALRGFNPGETVTAEVLREGETVEVEITLGERPVEEG
- a CDS encoding MDR family MFS transporter, translating into MSQSTDQFTAPAGEISARDRLVISLLLVSAFVVILNETIMGVALPRLMEDLQITATAGQWLTTAFMLTMAVVIPITGFLIQRFNTRPVFLAAMSLFSLGTLVSAMAPGFEMLLVGRVIQASGTAIMMPLLMTTVMTLVPPSSRGKTMGNISIVISVAPAIGPTISGIILSVLDWRWMFWLVLPIAVASLVLGGSRIQNVTTPHRAPIDVLSVILSAFAFGGIIYGLSQFGEAAGGSAVPGWAPLAVGLVGLAGFVSRQLVLQRRDRALLDLRTFRSRTFTVSILVLSISMMALFGTIILLPIYLQDVLGLEPAQAGLMLLPGGLAMGLLGPVVGRIFDRHGPRVLVVPGAVIVAAVFWSLTLVSESTPVPLVLALHVLLSVGLAGMFTPLFTSALGSVQPKLYSHASAVVGTVQQLAGAAGIALFVSVMAIQSGALAAGGASEIPALAGGIRMAFLCGAVIFLFAVVAALFVRKPAAPAETGSPAVPAASPEPAASPAHDDDAPSFTSAH